A window of Candidatus Gastranaerophilales bacterium contains these coding sequences:
- a CDS encoding tetratricopeptide repeat protein has product MLDQTNNTFFNAYSEPLDAKAALELARQAHEKYLIKLQKNDLNEAIDFYIKTIKLDPQMPETYYRLASLLWEDGQISLSAAIEQCKSAVQMSPDNQNARIYTGYFLNLAQKYNEAETEFKEAIKLNPIKAARPRLILSMMLMNKMHNSKISFHEFSESIYYFLSGSVAMTWDYASLRMLYKNFSENFAIFGYKFCGELLEKLRKYSLAIKTYDIAAEKTGRVELFYKKIGDVSIENDAPEIAIDSYQKALEANPYNRDILLKKATIIQTYFEDKTDDAIDCYNRIIEIEGKNERIYYELGHLYLKKHDYLNSVNAFKLGLEIDPKNAFYHNSLAYALVQSEQYDEAIEHYQIAINLNPDEEWTAIVCQALGTLHHKIKNNMEAAIALYQTSLVLDPKSEDAYIGIGDIYFENDEMELAIKSYCDAIKLNPESARAYSKCAMALWEKDYLEEAIVAYNKVISLEPEYEIAYNNLGVIYLDGIGTTEQSIPYFETAIDINPNYTLAYFNLARAQEMMGLKMEAADNFQMAANLNKITQEIDEIDIQERLFNLFEVH; this is encoded by the coding sequence ATGCTCGATCAAACTAACAATACTTTTTTCAATGCGTACTCGGAACCCTTGGACGCTAAAGCAGCCTTGGAGTTAGCCAGACAAGCCCATGAAAAATATTTGATTAAATTGCAAAAAAATGACTTGAATGAAGCCATTGATTTCTATATAAAAACAATCAAACTCGACCCTCAAATGCCTGAAACATACTACAGGCTTGCAAGTTTGTTGTGGGAAGATGGTCAAATCAGCCTTTCTGCAGCTATAGAGCAATGTAAATCTGCCGTACAAATGTCACCTGACAACCAAAATGCAAGAATTTACACCGGTTATTTTTTGAATTTGGCTCAAAAATATAATGAAGCTGAAACAGAATTTAAAGAAGCTATCAAGCTTAACCCAATAAAAGCGGCTCGTCCGAGATTGATTTTATCAATGATGCTTATGAATAAAATGCATAATTCAAAAATAAGCTTTCATGAATTTTCTGAATCAATTTATTATTTCTTATCAGGAAGCGTCGCAATGACTTGGGATTATGCTTCTTTAAGAATGTTATATAAGAATTTCAGCGAAAATTTTGCGATTTTCGGTTATAAATTTTGTGGAGAACTTTTAGAAAAACTCAGAAAATATTCTTTAGCAATTAAAACTTACGACATTGCTGCTGAAAAGACAGGCAGAGTTGAACTTTTTTATAAAAAGATAGGTGATGTAAGCATCGAAAATGACGCCCCCGAAATCGCTATCGATTCTTACCAAAAAGCTCTCGAAGCAAATCCCTACAACAGAGATATACTCCTCAAAAAAGCAACTATCATTCAAACCTATTTTGAAGACAAAACTGATGACGCAATCGACTGCTACAACAGAATTATTGAAATTGAAGGAAAAAACGAAAGAATATATTACGAACTCGGTCATCTTTATTTAAAAAAGCATGACTACCTTAACAGCGTAAACGCTTTCAAACTTGGATTAGAAATTGACCCTAAAAACGCTTTCTATCACAATTCTCTAGCTTATGCTTTAGTTCAAAGTGAGCAATATGATGAAGCTATTGAGCATTACCAAATCGCAATCAACCTCAACCCTGATGAAGAATGGACGGCTATTGTTTGCCAAGCGTTAGGAACTTTGCATCACAAAATCAAAAACAACATGGAAGCTGCGATTGCACTATACCAAACCTCTTTAGTTCTCGACCCTAAATCTGAAGACGCATATATCGGAATCGGCGACATATACTTTGAAAATGATGAAATGGAATTAGCAATAAAATCATATTGCGATGCTATTAAGTTAAACCCTGAAAGTGCAAGAGCTTACAGCAAATGTGCAATGGCTTTATGGGAAAAAGATTACCTCGAAGAAGCAATTGTTGCATACAACAAAGTAATCTCTCTCGAGCCCGAGTATGAAATCGCCTACAATAATTTAGGCGTTATTTATCTTGACGGAATCGGCACTACAGAACAGTCAATTCCTTATTTCGAAACAGCTATAGATATTAATCCTAATTACACCTTAGCTTACTTCAACTTGGCAAGAGCTCAAGAAATGATGGGGTTAAAAATGGAAGCTGCCGACAATTTCCAAATGGCCGCAAACCTGAACAAAATCACCCAAGAAATTGATGAAATTGATATACAAGAACGTTTGTTCAACCTATTTGAAGTCCACTAA
- a CDS encoding transglycosylase SLT domain-containing protein, producing the protein MSNLKKIIIAVAIFLIVCVGLALKYNDLVSLNNPKYYKQAVVFFAKQDYQNAYYNFGKVKKISPLYVAALFKQGVCAEKLGDYDTAIKKYNLLLEKSPKSFFAPRARYSLAKAYFQHKDYDDAERLFKQIKNQGVVEDYIIASNYYLGLLNKKTNPEVAKKYFFEYIKLSPKGTFSVASSDELGSMPNLTEFENRLIGSINIEDKNYVKAKPFLEKSKLGYVWADLATCYWAEGDYKKAKIIIEQGLKFYSKNVDKGDLRRIIDIYSSIYSNEAKTGLFKLSKIIDESDAQGEDYVYYKLAKILGGKESLNLYSKIAYKYPNSDLADVALWNLFWNEYQHKNYKKAKQLGSEHLKRYPESDLNARMLFWMGKVALKQKKSAEANGYWNKILSRYPDDYYAFRADALAKGDVNEWGTKKYHKLLDREVNVEFPINYSELDIKDLKLINTLLELGDYEVWSELNFNNKFVESWFEYKRGNKSKSVLLAREALISMDVKPPFNDDIYKLAYPLYYVADVNKNATSTALDPYLIMSLIREESYFNSTAKSKTGAVGLMQLMPSTASYVATKYGYLRPSVSTLLIPEKNIIYGCLYFKYIKNALRGNDVLSVIAYNGGPNAVNQWSKNIKYTDYDEFVENIPYSETRNYIKKVYRTYWNYLNVYNY; encoded by the coding sequence ATGAGCAATTTGAAAAAGATTATTATTGCAGTTGCTATATTTTTAATAGTATGTGTAGGACTTGCGTTAAAGTACAATGACTTGGTGTCATTGAATAATCCGAAATATTATAAGCAGGCAGTCGTGTTTTTTGCAAAACAGGATTATCAAAATGCTTATTACAACTTCGGGAAAGTTAAAAAGATAAGCCCTCTGTATGTCGCAGCTTTGTTTAAACAAGGAGTTTGTGCCGAGAAGTTAGGTGATTACGATACAGCTATAAAAAAATACAATTTGTTGCTAGAAAAATCCCCAAAATCATTTTTTGCTCCACGTGCACGATATAGTCTGGCAAAAGCATATTTTCAACATAAAGATTATGATGATGCAGAACGTCTGTTTAAACAGATTAAAAATCAAGGAGTGGTTGAAGACTATATTATTGCTTCAAATTATTATTTGGGCTTGTTGAATAAAAAGACCAATCCTGAAGTTGCGAAAAAATACTTTTTTGAATATATAAAATTGAGCCCGAAAGGCACATTCTCTGTAGCAAGTTCAGATGAGCTCGGTTCGATGCCTAACTTAACAGAGTTTGAAAACAGATTAATAGGCTCAATTAATATTGAAGATAAAAACTATGTAAAAGCAAAACCGTTTTTAGAAAAGTCAAAATTAGGTTATGTATGGGCAGACTTGGCTACTTGCTATTGGGCAGAAGGCGATTATAAAAAAGCTAAAATTATTATTGAGCAAGGCTTGAAATTCTATTCTAAGAATGTCGATAAAGGGGATTTAAGACGTATTATTGATATTTATTCAAGTATATATTCTAATGAGGCGAAAACAGGATTATTCAAACTTTCAAAGATAATCGACGAGAGTGATGCTCAAGGCGAAGATTATGTTTATTATAAATTAGCTAAAATCTTGGGTGGTAAAGAATCTTTAAATTTATATTCAAAGATAGCTTATAAATATCCTAACAGTGATTTGGCAGATGTCGCATTGTGGAATTTGTTCTGGAACGAATATCAACATAAAAATTATAAAAAGGCTAAACAGTTAGGCTCTGAACATTTGAAAAGATATCCTGAATCAGATTTGAATGCAAGAATGTTGTTCTGGATGGGCAAAGTTGCTTTAAAACAAAAGAAATCTGCTGAAGCAAATGGCTATTGGAACAAAATATTGTCAAGGTACCCCGATGATTATTATGCTTTCAGAGCAGACGCTTTAGCTAAAGGTGATGTAAATGAATGGGGAACAAAAAAATATCATAAACTTCTTGATAGAGAGGTAAATGTAGAATTCCCGATAAATTATTCAGAGTTGGATATCAAAGATTTGAAATTGATAAATACGTTGTTAGAGTTAGGTGATTATGAAGTTTGGTCAGAGCTTAATTTTAATAATAAATTTGTCGAAAGTTGGTTTGAATATAAAAGGGGCAATAAGTCCAAGTCTGTATTGCTGGCTCGTGAGGCATTGATTTCAATGGACGTAAAACCTCCTTTTAATGACGATATATATAAATTGGCTTATCCTTTGTATTATGTCGCTGACGTGAATAAAAATGCTACATCAACAGCGTTAGACCCTTATTTGATAATGTCATTGATAAGAGAAGAAAGCTACTTTAATTCAACGGCAAAAAGTAAAACAGGAGCGGTGGGATTGATGCAGTTGATGCCTTCTACAGCTTCTTATGTAGCTACAAAATATGGATATCTTCGCCCGAGTGTTTCTACTTTATTAATACCGGAGAAGAATATTATATATGGTTGTTTGTATTTTAAATATATTAAAAATGCGTTACGAGGAAACGACGTTCTATCAGTCATTGCCTATAACGGCGGACCTAATGCGGTTAATCAGTGGAGTAAAAATATTAAATATACTGATTATGATGAATTTGTTGAAAATATTCCATATTCTGAAACCAGAAATTACATAAAGAAAGTCTATAGGACATATTGGAATTATCTAAATGTTTATAATTATTAA
- a CDS encoding ATP-dependent helicase codes for MENLTVKKYVLKKVKTDIQYKIDYEKELNPTQLEAVKQKDASILTIAGAGSGKTKTLTYRVARLIESGIKPENILLLTFTKKAADEMLSRAASILDSRCEKVAGGTFHSFANQILRKYSTLLDLKNNFTILDRSDSEDVIAHIRGQIIGKQEKRFPKKHTILDIYSKAINKDMPAEQIIKTEYKQFEHCVDKINEISQEYTQYKRKNSLLDYDDLLLYLKILLTSNENIRKKLSNTYKYILIDEYQDTNTIQAEIIKLLASEHNNVMAVGDDSQSIYSFRGANFKNILDFPKTFENTKIIKLEQNYRSSQNILELANEVIKKAKEKYTKNLFSTIENPIKPALITSSDMQTEAEFITQRILELHEEENLSLNDIAVLARSARMTYNLEIEFAKRNIPYKKFGGLKFIETAHVKDVIAHLRVILNPADIISYNRILLLLDGIGNQTANKLIPLLSNPDTDKSKIYLPSKSSESIKKLIELIAKSQNSIFEPSKIVEQVLAYYEPILTDKYDDFSKRLKDLEHFSYLAAKYTSLEDFLSDLALEPPDSSVVDIEEGSVKDEYLTLSTIHSAKGLEYKAIFIIGAVDGRFPSVFSFNSEDELDEELRLMYVAITRAKTFLYITYPIDMFDYATSMVLSKPSRFFDGINKEVLEHWIIENQD; via the coding sequence ATGGAGAATTTAACCGTAAAAAAATATGTATTGAAAAAAGTTAAAACAGATATTCAATACAAAATAGACTACGAAAAAGAGCTCAATCCAACACAACTTGAAGCAGTAAAACAAAAAGACGCCTCTATATTGACAATCGCAGGTGCAGGCTCAGGGAAAACAAAAACTCTTACCTACAGAGTTGCAAGGCTTATCGAAAGCGGTATAAAGCCTGAAAACATCTTGCTTCTAACCTTCACTAAAAAAGCAGCGGATGAAATGCTATCTCGAGCAGCTTCAATCCTTGACTCTCGATGCGAAAAAGTTGCAGGTGGCACTTTCCACTCTTTTGCAAACCAAATTTTAAGAAAATATTCTACGCTTCTTGACCTTAAAAACAACTTCACAATACTCGACAGAAGTGACTCTGAAGATGTTATCGCTCACATAAGAGGACAAATAATAGGGAAACAAGAAAAAAGATTCCCCAAAAAACATACGATTCTTGATATCTATTCCAAAGCGATAAACAAGGACATGCCTGCTGAACAAATCATCAAAACAGAATACAAACAATTTGAACATTGTGTTGATAAAATAAACGAAATTTCACAAGAATATACACAGTATAAAAGGAAAAACTCTCTTCTCGATTACGATGATTTATTATTGTATTTAAAAATCTTATTGACTTCAAATGAAAATATTAGAAAAAAATTATCTAACACATATAAATATATACTGATAGATGAATACCAAGACACAAACACTATTCAAGCTGAAATCATCAAGCTTTTAGCCTCTGAGCACAACAATGTTATGGCTGTAGGTGATGACTCTCAAAGTATCTATTCATTTAGGGGTGCAAACTTTAAAAACATTTTGGACTTCCCGAAAACTTTTGAAAACACTAAAATAATTAAGCTTGAGCAAAATTACAGAAGCTCGCAAAATATATTGGAACTCGCAAACGAGGTCATCAAAAAAGCTAAAGAAAAATATACAAAAAACTTGTTTTCAACAATAGAAAACCCCATAAAACCTGCCTTGATAACATCTTCTGACATGCAAACAGAAGCTGAATTTATCACCCAAAGAATACTTGAGCTCCACGAAGAAGAAAACTTATCGCTTAACGATATCGCTGTTTTGGCTCGAAGTGCTCGAATGACTTACAATCTAGAAATAGAGTTCGCTAAAAGGAATATCCCTTATAAGAAATTCGGCGGACTTAAATTTATCGAAACAGCTCACGTCAAAGACGTTATTGCTCATTTGCGTGTTATTCTTAACCCTGCCGATATCATCAGCTACAACCGAATTTTGCTTTTACTTGACGGCATTGGAAACCAAACTGCAAATAAATTAATCCCACTGCTTTCAAATCCTGATACTGATAAATCAAAAATTTATCTTCCATCAAAAAGCTCAGAGTCAATTAAAAAATTAATAGAATTGATTGCAAAAAGTCAAAATAGCATCTTCGAACCATCTAAAATAGTTGAGCAAGTATTAGCCTATTACGAGCCGATTTTGACAGATAAATACGACGATTTTTCAAAAAGATTAAAAGATTTGGAACATTTTTCATACCTTGCTGCTAAATATACAAGTCTGGAAGACTTTTTAAGCGATTTGGCACTTGAGCCACCGGACAGCTCCGTTGTCGACATTGAAGAAGGCAGCGTTAAAGATGAATATTTAACACTTTCTACAATTCATAGTGCTAAAGGTCTTGAATACAAAGCAATCTTTATTATTGGAGCAGTTGACGGACGATTTCCTTCTGTCTTTTCGTTCAACTCAGAAGATGAATTAGATGAAGAATTACGCCTAATGTACGTAGCAATAACAAGGGCTAAGACCTTCTTATACATAACCTATCCGATTGATATGTTTGACTACGCTACAAGCATGGTGCTCTCTAAACCTTCCCGATTTTTTGACGGGATAAATAAAGAGGTTTTAGAACATTGGATTATTGAAAATCAAGATTAA
- the lptB gene encoding LPS export ABC transporter ATP-binding protein: MMKIKAENLIKIYNDRTVVNNVSFEVNKGEVVGLLGPNGAGKTTTFYMVVGLVKPDGGRIFLDDKDLTTVTMNIRAKHGIGYLPQEPSIFRKLSVEDNIKLVLEVNDKLTLDEKKDKLEELLDEFGVKKLRKETAVSLSGGERRRVELARALAASPEFILLDEPFTGIDPIAIGEIKETIRKLSQEKGLGVLITDHNPKATLSITDRAYVIFDGAIKIQGKSEDVATDEIAKQFYLGKDFTL; this comes from the coding sequence ATTATGAAAATTAAAGCAGAAAATCTGATTAAAATATATAACGACAGAACTGTTGTTAATAACGTTTCTTTTGAGGTGAATAAAGGCGAAGTCGTTGGGCTATTAGGGCCAAATGGTGCCGGAAAAACCACCACATTTTATATGGTTGTCGGTTTGGTAAAACCTGATGGTGGCAGAATCTTCTTGGATGATAAAGATTTAACTACTGTTACAATGAATATTCGTGCAAAACACGGAATAGGCTACTTGCCACAAGAACCTTCTATTTTTAGAAAACTTTCAGTTGAAGACAATATAAAACTTGTTCTTGAAGTCAATGACAAACTAACTTTAGATGAAAAAAAAGACAAACTGGAAGAACTTTTAGATGAATTCGGTGTCAAAAAATTGAGAAAAGAAACAGCTGTATCGCTCTCAGGTGGTGAAAGAAGGAGGGTTGAACTAGCAAGAGCTCTGGCTGCAAGCCCAGAGTTTATATTGCTTGATGAACCTTTTACTGGTATCGACCCTATTGCGATAGGTGAGATTAAAGAAACGATAAGAAAACTTTCACAAGAAAAAGGTTTGGGCGTGTTGATTACCGACCATAACCCTAAAGCGACCTTGTCTATTACGGATAGAGCCTATGTCATTTTTGATGGTGCTATTAAAATCCAAGGCAAAAGTGAAGATGTTGCAACGGATGAAATCGCGAAACAATTCTATTTAGGAAAGGATTTCACTCTTTAA
- a CDS encoding LptF/LptG family permease: protein MRIKLLDKYLFKQVILAGAVCVLLFMVIWIAPELLLRTIQRVLAGVYTLKMGVQIITFEIPKILDNALPVGLLLGALFTFDKMSKDFELTTFRSVGLSFWRILAPVIVLSILVMGFSFFVQDTLIPFTSQRLNVIKEENESSHFVYPIKSDEEQMEKIVIVSTFDNNYIHDITVLDFSKNEDEGASILNTISIGGYANYSQGKWILKDAKKYKVAENGVFTDVSRLDNVEILSGQRADDAYKLMKYSVKRDRDLSNAEMFNYILLLKNSNMDDEFRFMLNKFLQRYTHSFMCVLFAILGCLLGFSKPREQRLVGFTIAVATIFLYYITMPFFDLLAEKGILNPVLTAFIPPVAVLVAIIWFKKQKDL, encoded by the coding sequence ATGCGCATAAAATTGCTTGATAAATATTTATTTAAACAAGTCATATTGGCAGGTGCAGTGTGCGTGTTGCTGTTTATGGTTATATGGATAGCCCCCGAGTTGTTGCTTAGGACTATACAAAGAGTTTTGGCAGGTGTTTATACGTTGAAAATGGGTGTTCAAATTATTACGTTTGAAATTCCGAAAATTCTTGATAATGCGTTGCCGGTTGGTTTGCTTTTAGGTGCGTTGTTTACGTTTGACAAAATGAGCAAAGACTTTGAACTTACAACATTTAGAAGTGTCGGGCTATCTTTTTGGCGAATATTGGCTCCTGTGATTGTATTAAGTATATTGGTCATGGGCTTTTCGTTCTTTGTTCAAGATACATTGATTCCTTTTACATCACAGCGATTAAATGTCATAAAAGAAGAAAATGAAAGTTCTCATTTTGTTTATCCAATCAAGTCTGATGAGGAGCAAATGGAAAAAATTGTTATTGTATCAACCTTTGATAATAATTATATTCACGATATTACAGTTTTGGATTTTTCTAAAAACGAAGATGAAGGTGCAAGTATTTTAAATACGATTTCCATAGGAGGATATGCCAATTATTCCCAAGGTAAATGGATTTTGAAAGATGCTAAAAAGTATAAAGTGGCTGAAAATGGTGTCTTTACTGACGTGTCAAGGCTAGATAATGTAGAGATTTTGTCAGGCCAAAGAGCTGATGATGCATATAAATTAATGAAATATTCAGTAAAACGAGATAGAGATTTGAGCAATGCTGAAATGTTTAATTATATTTTGTTGTTAAAAAATTCTAATATGGATGATGAATTTAGATTTATGCTTAATAAATTTTTGCAAAGATATACTCATTCATTTATGTGTGTGTTGTTTGCGATATTAGGTTGCTTGCTTGGCTTTTCAAAACCGAGAGAGCAACGCTTGGTTGGCTTTACAATTGCAGTTGCGACGATTTTCTTATACTATATAACTATGCCGTTTTTCGACTTGTTGGCAGAAAAAGGCATCTTAAACCCGGTTTTGACTGCATTTATTCCGCCGGTAGCTGTTTTGGTTGCAATTATTTGGTTTAAAAAACAAAAGGATTTATAG
- a CDS encoding phosphodiester glycosidase family protein, with protein sequence MKKIFLGVMLTCLMLITSGFTMQKDVKPQSKSIEISESIPGLYVVKINTQHLKGEIKPHYVVHLTTNKDIYEETKAKLVVNAGFFDPKNEQTISYLTIDDKPVLDPHRNSNLMNNVALKPYLPKIFNRSEFRVLIDKDGKLKYDIAPHNYAVPEGYKIKYAIQGGPQLLPTLRLEEEFFVLKKDGKIVSQSASSLRKYARTAIGIKDNDVYIIIATTKVPMTLEQVANYAKTMELEKAMAFDGGGSTSIDVEDLHIVSDKDSTARKLKSFLIVTD encoded by the coding sequence ATGAAAAAAATATTTTTAGGCGTGATGTTAACTTGTTTAATGCTGATAACCAGCGGATTTACAATGCAGAAGGACGTTAAACCGCAATCAAAATCGATTGAAATATCAGAATCAATCCCCGGATTGTATGTTGTTAAAATAAATACACAACATTTAAAAGGTGAAATTAAACCCCATTATGTTGTGCATTTGACGACCAATAAAGATATTTACGAGGAAACAAAGGCAAAATTGGTAGTTAATGCAGGTTTTTTTGACCCTAAGAATGAGCAAACAATTTCTTACCTGACAATCGACGATAAACCAGTGCTTGACCCTCACAGAAATTCTAATTTAATGAATAATGTTGCTCTTAAACCATATTTACCAAAGATATTTAATCGTTCAGAGTTCAGAGTTTTGATAGATAAAGATGGAAAGCTAAAATATGATATTGCTCCACATAATTATGCAGTCCCTGAAGGTTACAAAATTAAATATGCAATACAAGGTGGACCTCAACTACTGCCCACGTTAAGGCTAGAGGAAGAATTTTTTGTATTGAAAAAGGACGGAAAAATTGTAAGCCAATCTGCTTCTTCTTTGAGAAAATATGCAAGAACTGCAATTGGTATTAAAGATAATGACGTCTATATAATAATTGCAACAACCAAAGTTCCAATGACGCTAGAGCAAGTTGCAAATTATGCAAAAACAATGGAACTGGAAAAAGCAATGGCGTTCGATGGAGGAGGTTCAACATCCATTGATGTTGAGGATTTACATATTGTTTCAGATAAGGATTCAACAGCTAGAAAATTGAAATCTTTCTTGATAGTTACAGACTAA
- the ychF gene encoding redox-regulated ATPase YchF, translating into MLRAGIVGLPNVGKSTLFNALTSTKNAQSANYPFCTIEPNVGVVNVPDERLNILKDLVKTEVVIPTAIEFVDIAGLVKGASKGEGLGNQFLHNIREVDAIIQVVRCFDDENTIHVSGKVSPIDDIEVINTELALADMASIEKRIAKLTKQVKSGDKEAILENNVLNKINELLQDGKFINLNDHFKDDELAFAKQSQLMSIKPVIYAANVSESDLATGNSYVEEVREYAKTHNADVVVISAKIEEELAELEKEEAKVFLEELGVENSGIERMIKSVYHLLDLRTYITAGEKEVRAWTIPAGAKAPQAAGVIHTDFERGFICAEITGYDDFVVSGSYAAAKEKGLTRLEGKEYVVQDGDLVHFRFNV; encoded by the coding sequence ATGCTAAGAGCGGGAATTGTCGGACTGCCGAATGTTGGCAAATCTACATTATTTAATGCATTAACATCTACAAAAAACGCACAAAGTGCAAATTATCCGTTTTGTACAATTGAGCCAAATGTTGGAGTTGTAAATGTTCCTGATGAAAGATTAAATATCTTAAAAGATTTGGTTAAAACAGAGGTCGTAATCCCTACCGCTATTGAGTTTGTTGATATTGCAGGCTTGGTAAAAGGTGCAAGTAAAGGTGAGGGTTTAGGCAATCAGTTTTTGCATAATATAAGAGAAGTAGATGCTATTATTCAAGTTGTAAGATGCTTTGATGATGAAAATACAATTCATGTGTCAGGCAAAGTCAGCCCGATTGATGACATTGAAGTTATCAATACAGAGCTTGCTTTAGCGGATATGGCTTCTATTGAAAAAAGAATTGCAAAATTGACAAAACAAGTAAAAAGTGGTGATAAGGAAGCAATTCTTGAAAATAATGTTTTGAATAAAATTAATGAATTGTTGCAAGATGGAAAGTTTATAAACTTAAACGACCATTTTAAAGATGATGAACTTGCATTTGCAAAACAATCACAATTAATGAGTATTAAACCTGTTATTTATGCCGCAAATGTTTCAGAATCTGATTTGGCAACAGGTAATAGCTATGTTGAAGAAGTCAGAGAATATGCTAAAACGCACAATGCTGATGTTGTAGTCATATCTGCTAAAATAGAGGAAGAATTGGCTGAACTTGAAAAAGAAGAAGCTAAAGTTTTTTTAGAAGAGCTTGGTGTTGAAAATTCAGGAATTGAAAGAATGATAAAATCAGTTTATCATTTGCTTGATTTGAGGACATATATTACAGCCGGAGAAAAAGAAGTAAGAGCTTGGACAATTCCTGCAGGAGCCAAGGCTCCACAAGCAGCAGGTGTAATTCATACAGATTTTGAGCGTGGATTTATATGTGCAGAAATTACAGGATATGATGATTTTGTAGTTTCTGGTTCGTATGCTGCAGCTAAGGAAAAGGGGCTAACTCGCCTTGAAGGCAAAGAGTATGTTGTTCAAGACGGTGATTTAGTTCATTTCAGATTTAATGTTTAG
- a CDS encoding matrixin family metalloprotease, whose amino-acid sequence MTNLTYLQDNVKNGRLIRWPDNCKTLTVYIAPFKWYAAQGDSYKYQQMILQAMRAWEAVSQNKIKFKIVTVLNDSLINIDWRRVDRKSLGHCHYHYDKIGRLYSAEVQIGLSDGLIHAQYMDENEVFHTIIHELGHAIGLGHSHNKDDIMYTPHQYGTVNIGKGDIESLKWLYRFPCGIPIKELAQSYSLHLDNVDDIVTYISKENPQSQFEQVKNSINIPDRNLLDEQSRIAELKKYNLSLQNINIHLPKNPPLS is encoded by the coding sequence ATGACAAATTTAACTTACCTACAAGATAACGTAAAAAACGGAAGACTAATCAGGTGGCCCGATAACTGCAAAACTTTGACAGTTTATATCGCTCCATTCAAATGGTATGCCGCTCAAGGTGACTCTTACAAATATCAACAAATGATATTGCAAGCCATGCGTGCTTGGGAAGCTGTTAGTCAAAATAAAATTAAATTTAAAATCGTAACCGTTTTAAATGACTCTCTAATCAACATTGATTGGCGTAGAGTGGATAGAAAATCTCTCGGGCACTGCCATTATCATTATGACAAAATAGGCAGGCTTTACTCGGCAGAAGTTCAAATTGGTCTTTCTGACGGGCTTATACACGCTCAATATATGGACGAAAACGAAGTTTTTCACACAATTATTCACGAACTCGGTCACGCCATTGGGCTTGGGCACAGTCACAACAAAGACGATATAATGTACACCCCACACCAATACGGGACCGTTAATATCGGCAAAGGTGATATTGAATCATTGAAATGGCTCTACCGTTTCCCTTGCGGAATTCCAATAAAAGAGCTCGCACAAAGTTATTCTCTCCACTTGGATAATGTTGACGACATCGTTACTTATATATCTAAAGAAAACCCTCAATCACAGTTTGAGCAAGTTAAAAATTCCATAAACATTCCAGACAGAAATTTACTTGATGAACAATCAAGAATTGCTGAATTAAAAAAATACAATCTGTCTTTACAAAATATCAACATTCATTTGCCAAAGAATCCACCACTATCATAA